Genomic segment of Geminocystis herdmanii PCC 6308:
GCGGAAGTTAATCTTCCTTTTCTCTACAAATCTCAAATTTATACTATTCATGCACCAAAATCTAGTAAAATCCTATTACGATCGCTCCAAGAATTAAAACCAGATTTAGTTCACGCTTCCCTTACCTTATCTCCCCTTGATTTTACCCTTCCCGAAGTGTGCCAAAAATTAAATATTCCCCTTGTCGCTACCTTTCACCCTCCTTTTGATAGTCGTTGGCGTAATATCAAATCTGGCACTCAATATCTAACCTATCAACTTTACGCCCCCTGTTTAGCTAAATATGACTGTACGATCGTATTTTCAGAACTACAAAGAGATTTATTGGTGAAATTGGGAGTACCCTTTGAGAAACTAGCAATCATACCCAACGGAGTCGATACTCAAAAATATAGTCAGGGAAACTCTTACTTTAAGCAACAATATCCTCAACAACAAATATATGTATATCAAGGAAGAATCGCCACAGAAAAAAACATAGAATCCTTACTCAAGGCTTGGAAACACGCCGAGATGAACCTTCATGGTAAACTAATCATTATCGGCGATGGTAATTTAACACCCACATTAAAACCCTTATATAATGAACAAGATGGAATAATTTGGTTAGGTGCAATTCTCGATGATGAAAAACGCATCGACATTTTAAGAGGTGCAGATGTCTTCATTTTACCCTCCCTAGTAGAAGGCTTATCCCTCTCATTATTAGAAGCTATGGCTTGTGGTTTAGCCTGTGTAGCCACCGATGCTGGGGCGGATGGTGAAGTGTTATCCCATGCTGGTATCGTGATGAGTACTAATGAAGTTACTGCACAATTAAAAACCATTTTACCCTTGTTTGTCCATCATCCAGAAATGATTAAACTATTAGGAAATAAAGCCAGAAATCGAGTATTAGAAAAATATACCCTCAAGGATAATCTCACTAAATTAGAAAAACTTTATAGAGAATTACAAATTAAATAAAAAAGGTGGGCAATGCCCACCCTACATTTTAGCGCTTGGTTAATTTAGTTAACACTTTGTTCGATCGAGCTACGAAATCCGTCATTTCTTCTGCATTAAACGCCCGTTGTGCCATCAAAGCCAAATCATAGACGTATTGACACATGAGGTTAACCATTTCCTGAGTAGGAGATTCACCGCTACCTTGAATGATTGCACCTTTGTTGAGTTGATAGATATTTTCAATCAAAGGGTGTGCGGTGTTAATTACTAACATATGTTCTTCAGGAAACTTCATCTCCCGTTGTTGCATCATCGCCGTCATTTCTTGGAAACGGCGCATGGCTTCGGGTAACAATACCATGGCAGGAGGAGTTTCTTCCTGAGTTTCACTTTTTAAGGATTGAGTTTTGATGTTAATTTTGGGCTTATTAATGGCTTTCTCAAAAATTTCCTTGATGACTTCCGCACGGGTTTTGTTGCTATTAGCGTCAACAATTTCGTTGGCTTTATCATCTTCCACCAAGCTAGAGTCTAACTCCGAATCCACCCTTGAGAATTTCACATCGGTATATTCTCTTTCAAGGAAGGGGATAAAGTAGTTAGTGTCAATGAAAGAATCCATGAATAAGATTTCAATGCCTTGATTCTTGTATAAATCAACATAAGTGCTTTGAGTTTGAGCATTATTGCAGTAAAACACCCGTTTTTCGTGTTTTTCTTTGTTACGCTCTAAGTATTCCTTTAAAGTGGTATAAGGTTGGTTATCTTCCGAAGTCACTTCTTTCCAAGCGTCATCACCCGAATCAACTTCTACTTTGGGAATTTCTGCTACTTTGTCAGCTTGATAGGTAGTGCGATAGATAATTAAGTCTTCGACTTGTTTCTTAAATTTCTCGTCTCTCAATGCACCATATTTAACAAATGTGCCGACATCTTCCCAACTGCTGATATATTTTGCCTTATCCTCATTGTATAAGGATTTAAGTCGATCGCCGATCTTTTTACTGATAAAATCAGCAATGCGTCTGACAGTGCGATGATTAGTTAAAGCACTACGGGAGACGTTT
This window contains:
- a CDS encoding glycosyltransferase family 4 protein yields the protein MHIAWLGKKSPFCGNVTYSREITNALLDRGYQVSFLHFSQENEESSPENYLAEVNLPFLYKSQIYTIHAPKSSKILLRSLQELKPDLVHASLTLSPLDFTLPEVCQKLNIPLVATFHPPFDSRWRNIKSGTQYLTYQLYAPCLAKYDCTIVFSELQRDLLVKLGVPFEKLAIIPNGVDTQKYSQGNSYFKQQYPQQQIYVYQGRIATEKNIESLLKAWKHAEMNLHGKLIIIGDGNLTPTLKPLYNEQDGIIWLGAILDDEKRIDILRGADVFILPSLVEGLSLSLLEAMACGLACVATDAGADGEVLSHAGIVMSTNEVTAQLKTILPLFVHHPEMIKLLGNKARNRVLEKYTLKDNLTKLEKLYRELQIK
- the htpG gene encoding molecular chaperone HtpG encodes the protein MTTVLEKGNISIHTENIFPIIKKSLYTDHEIFLRELISNSVDAISKAKMASLAGEITNDLPEAQITVAIDKEKKTLSISDNGIGMTVDEIKKYINQVAFSSAEDFITRYGKSANDLIGHFGLGFYSAFMVAKQVEIDTLSYREGATAVHWSCDGSPEFQLSDSPRTTPGTTITLTIMDEETEYLEESRIKNLIKKYSDFVPVAIKMGDEQVNRQKALWKESPQNLTDEDYLEFYRYLYPFQEDPLLWVHLNTDYPFLLNGILFFPKLRPDVDVSKGQIKLFCNQVFVSDHCEEIIPEFLMPLRGVIDSPDIPLNVSRSALTNHRTVRRIADFISKKIGDRLKSLYNEDKAKYISSWEDVGTFVKYGALRDEKFKKQVEDLIIYRTTYQADKVAEIPKVEVDSGDDAWKEVTSEDNQPYTTLKEYLERNKEKHEKRVFYCNNAQTQSTYVDLYKNQGIEILFMDSFIDTNYFIPFLEREYTDVKFSRVDSELDSSLVEDDKANEIVDANSNKTRAEVIKEIFEKAINKPKINIKTQSLKSETQEETPPAMVLLPEAMRRFQEMTAMMQQREMKFPEEHMLVINTAHPLIENIYQLNKGAIIQGSGESPTQEMVNLMCQYVYDLALMAQRAFNAEEMTDFVARSNKVLTKLTKR